gttcaatgccataaccaagaaaacaacatagacgagcacgaggttttaatttggtatgttcatgaggttgtaaaagaacaaaagaaacacatccaaaaggtttaaggatggaatagtcaggaagttgtccaaacaacttttcaaaaggagataaactatgaagaaccaaggtaggaagacagTTAATAATATAAACAACATGAAGAGTTGCTTCTCCCCAAGATTTTTTCTGGACATGAGCCAGAAAGAAGaagagtgtcacaccttacccctctgtaaggcataacatgatcccgtagaatacctaatgaactaccgaacttcacctaccgataactcattaagtaccctacaagggattttaaaacaattttcttatttttgataagtggtgaccattttctagtaagtatttaaaacatttaattaaaattaaaactagttaaaactttcggcccattttatttttccgcaaattttataaaaattttgacagagttccctctgtattttgagaaaacagttcttcaaatacctgtaaaaagcacttctaaaaaaaattttctcaacaactgcttcaatttcatactcaatctcaatcaatttctcaacacatttatcaactttcaaattccaaatccactatccaatgatcatcaaaatactagcaatccatttcattcaatttaaataaaatagtttcattcatatttcattagaaacaaaacaatttatatacatcattacaaaatttacattaagagaatttcaaactataatatatattacaactttataaaattttatacaaactactcaagacccatttttacatgtccatacatttatgtgcaatatatacatcaaaagaaatatttacaattagggtataaattatacccgataacttcaagcagaatgatctttaatccttagcactCTTCTAGTCTAATAAAGCTAtcgagtactaggacttagtggtgcacaacatactaaaataatctttatgcaaaacttaaatcacatttattcaaaatttgaactgagcatgcgagttaaacacaaaacataatttatgaggttttaatcccaaacaatttcattttgaagtatcaaatcacatttcataaaactcacagttagatcatgccattcgaaacaaatagaatctcaatagccagaggctaaagagaaatcacatcacaaggctagctagctcaaatatatggatatccattcacatcctcttatcGCACACCTCAAGACTTCtccggagaaggaatcaaaattgaaactaattacccccactagtcatgctagtgaggtgttcaaatatatggtcatgacactgtggtttcaaaacttatcttaacaatttgctaaacattttcatttcaaatatacacaactaactttccataatttaaatcaaaacatcataaaaattgtcataattcactgattcaaattattcaaaacaatatgcagaaataatttacaaaagtcatacgttgtgcacaaacctcaagcgagtcgcctcttggcctcgactcggttcctcgggttctttcccggtatcctttccaactgaaacacacaattttataatgttttagcactagaacttaacataaacccaaaataaatttagcttcacttttacctagctctaacgtgctaaattcgatgttctcgaaatttttgtattttgggttactattcactacactattcaagtcaaattattgactttttaaggcttgatagatatgggaactccaacttcacccacataccacattttggtcattaaatttgttggttttggtccttttctcaaagtttaagtcctttaggcaacattgtcaaattttcagttttggtgtccctagttgtactgttctattggtcattctactgttagaatttggcaaaacttccttcatagaaaatgttgcttattgtcttaagtttattctcatttttggatcaccccaattggggttttgtagctcaagttatggccatttgaaccatggctgccgaattgaaaACAACCCATTTTCAGGCAATTTTGGgttaccaacttggggtggccaaatgacttggtttctggaagaatttgggtttgtgttcttcataaaagttttaggtatatatatcATCTagtcactggtaaaatttcaggtcattttgactgcctagatcgagttatgaccaaatgaacaaacactgttcatttggtcagtttgtatagggcaccctgcacttttccaactttggtcaatttgttcactaggttttggtcactttttgggcatagttcctaaatgaaaattgtgtcattttatgtctattttcatccccaattggtcccataccaattggacttgtaaaatttcagttttggtccttcaaagttgacttggtcatgctgccagcagcatgaccacactccctccaaatttagctttcactccaaccattccaacacaactcatttggtcacaaatgaccatttttcacttcacaataggtccaagacaccatttactcgTTTCTTACTTTTTCgctccataaaccctaagtcccaaaaccctaactcacttaatttgttacattttactaattccaaccatacaaacataattcctcaacttattcaagctttctaacatattttattcAATAAAACTCATGaaattctcacccctacataggctggacgaaTTTTCCTTTGGTTCtctaaagatgttttcttttcattttaagtatatttctaggttaattaagctataaacataactaaatcaactaacaagtcaagtttagtttactaaccttgtgtgcagaattttcttctcccttttcttcaagttttattttctttctttcccttagatcttgttttctagttgcccaaacaagttttatctatggtagaCTATTTTTTTGTAGTGGGATTTttagttcttcaagctcacaatagAGCTTGAATGGAgattttgtgagggagagaagagagaggcggcaagaatgggaagaagatgacttaataatttttttttcttttcttttctttatgtattttagcttatggaagacccaaaaaaaatctaataaattaaatatattaattattacttttatgacatcatgcatgacatcatgcatgatgtcatctccctacactttttctttttcttttttattttttatttttctattagttctttaatttaattcctgactctgaaattttcttttctccgattttatttgtgattaggtcagagtcgattctcgggtcaattgaccaaattgcccttcatcggtttgcaaataattcaatatttcttccagctccctgacctaattatttgactgacttaaaagtcctttttcgtgattttctcttttccactgtgttcataagggtcctaaggaccgcggcgtcatattttatggttcgaaatttgagtttaaaacggcttcgcagtcattcccgagaaggtcacccatcgttgtgactctcggctcgtttaacctcttatgttctgtttttcttatttatacttaactaattgaacattactaattatttgtgtttatagcttctctaattgactcaAGTGTGGTTCttatctccttaattgtccggaccgacaccggtcaccggaacagtgaaatctaccaggctatgcaaacgggggtgttacaaagaaTACAGACaaaatcaagaatatggcgatgcttgcgttcggctcacccattctgttgagaggtgtgaggacaagaacgttgaacaatgatgccttgttgactaagaaactgaagtgAAGAAGAATCACGATATTCCATGACATTATCTGAtttgagaattttaatgtcacaagagaattgagttttaatcatttttgcaaatgtgatataaatttgtgataactcaaaTCGTTGTTTCAagaaatatatccaagtaaaccgagaataatcgtcaataaatattataaaataacgaaaaccatttattgaagaaataggagaaggaccccaaatatCAGAATGAATTAAgccaaaaggagtgtctgaagtagcattattatgagaaaaagacaatgcaggttgttttgcaagctgacaatttaaacaattaaatgactcaaacttagtagatcctaataatccatgAGAAATTAAAGGTTGGATATTACTGGCAGAggcatgaccaagacgaagatgccattggtgaatagAGGAATTGAGGATTGTAGTTGCAGACAAAAgtctctgaggaagatgtaaagatgcaagctcaaataatcgacccactctgcgacccaTCCCAAGAACCTAtcccgtttgtggatcctgtacctggacaccatggagagaaaaaataacatttagtcttttttcacacaactgatcaacagaaataagattgagtgccaaattagggatataataggtgtcagagagatgaagatttgaggtagacacatgaccagtatgtgtgatgttcattttagtaccatttacAGTATGGATTGGTAGTAAGAAAGATAtaggttttgcagaagacaagaatttaagattaatGGTCATATGATTAaaacatgcagagtcaaaaagccaataagaattacctggagtggcagACGTGGCAGCAGgggaattagaagagataacatgtttgaatagtgcctcaagatcattCATGGTGATAGCAGTAGAAccctcagtagcagcaacagCAGTGATAGAGGAAGATctaggctttgagacattcttgaatttagaatgccctccttttattcttggagggcgtgtgggacaatgttcaagaatatgatcGTAACCATGATAATATTtgcattctatagtaggacaataagcaaaagcatgaccaatttgattacaattcttataGAGTTGATTGCCAAATTTCTGATGTGAGGATTGAGTAGTTGCAAGAGCTATTTCAAATTGAGAagttttatccaaactgagaTAAGTCTCttcaaaataatctcttgaatagtaGTATCCAATGATGagagtggatttcgatgtagtAGGGACGCTCGAACGGTCTCATATTCTAGtagaagagccattagaacttgaatgagatgaagatgatcttcactaattttggcctgagatatttgattccaaatgggttggacctgggcaagaaaatcattcacagattgacctACTTCTTGTTTCaaattatgaagagtagtccacaactgataatagtgggcaagtccagtgATTTGATATCAATTAGccaaaaaatctcaaatttcttttgcagagtcataatcAGCAAATTGGATGTGAATGGACGAGACAGAGATATTGCGAAACCATGTGATaatctgatgatttttactatcccaattcTCAAGACagtcagcaaattttgcatcagtttcatcgttctctTTTGTCGGTgtagtgatatctccggtaacaatacgccaaagcttgcgacctatgCAAAAACTTTTCATTTCTtaaacccaaagattatagttggaaccagtcacaaccgttgcaataggttttgaaatatcagatttctccattggTTTTCTGGTCTGTAGCAGAGTGtagattgataacaagatgaggagaaaaagtGGTATAATAACAagaatgaaagaatgaaccagaacaggttgtagagagagaagagagaccctAGAAACTAAGAATAAAAGCCTTAAGGCTCTGACACCATATTAGCAGAAAGAATATAAGTGATGATGGAAAAGATTGTGTATATGTATGCTGTCTTATTTACAGAAATACTACATTTATTTATACAtcagaatatgagctaattttgataagaataataattactataattatgctAAACTAATCTCCtacaatcatgctaattgctgtaattatactaaataaatctcctataatcatgtaaAGACAAAttttcctataatcatgctaacaaGGTCGATTGCATTTGTGGAGTTGATTGTAGCACTACAAGGTTGTGATTGCATTTGCCAGGTCAATTGCAGCACCTCGAAAGGAGGTAAGCAACATAAAGTGATCTATATTTTTATAACACGTCTCTTACACAAGCGACGATAACAATGAGAGTAATAAGTAGAGATCAACAATCTAGTGTTGCTTCGTCAAAGTTTGGAGGCACTCTATAGCAGAGAAAATGAAGAATCGAGGATTGAGTGAGTAAGAAACTAAGAGGGGAGAgaaaaaattgaaatatatatatagttgACTTTTATATATCTTATTTTCACTATCATGAAATTTAGGTGGAATTTTTTTAAATCCCTGATTTCAAGGTTAAGgtagaaattattaataatgaCTAATTATTAGATACACTGAGAGCATTAAAAAATAGTAATCTCTCTTTCATAGTGAGCCTTACCTATAATATAAAGAATGAGTCCCATGTGATTGTAAGAGATGGTGCATAAGCACCGAGTGCACTAATAAGTTCTCATTAATGAATAGGATAAAAGTTGGCTCAATTTAATTAAGAATTCAACAAGTCCCTtatatattagaaattaaaaaaaaaaagctgtcATTACAAAAGGATAGATATTACAACATGAACATCTAGCAAATCTCTCGTTACAAGATCCAAAGTAATTAGGTTATTTGCAGGCTAAAACTTGCTCGAATGCAAAATATAACCTTCAATACTGATACACATACAAAAAgaacccaaaaaaaaaagaagaaaatccaTATGATATGTCCCCTATTCATCCATTAATTATGATCAAGAAACACTCATTTGAAGTAGACAGATAACAAAGCAAGCAAATAAAAATTCCTCCTAATAGGCTAGGAAGGTGCGGAAACACTCAGATCCTCCAAGCTCTTCCACCATGAAAAATAACAAATTTAACACACAAAAATTATACGAACAATGAAACGAATTGAAAACTAATGTAGAAGGGATTTCTATTTCTTTCTGTGAtcacctctccctctctctttctttcttaacCCCACCATTGATGCACCGCAACACCCTCATCCCTTAACCTTCCATACAAAGCCAAGCACTCCCAATAAGCCCTTCTGCCTCCATTATTCCCCTTTCCTCCGTGTCCTCGCGGCCTGCACTCCAGGAAAAGCTCGTCAACCAACCTTACTGCCTTGCTCTCCATCATCTCCTCTACCACTTCTGCCTCAGCCTTCATCACTACATATTCTTCCTCCTTCACATTCTTCCTCAACCAACCCGACATCCCAATTACCTCTTCCACCTGTAGCACCTCCTTCCCTGATGACACCTCCGTTACTGTCTCAATCTTGTACATATCGAAATCAAGATTTCTGGTCGGGTAATTCTTCGCAAACCACCCAGTGCCACTTCCTCCTTCTTTCTCTGGCAACCCCACGTCGATGAACACGCGACGTGGATAGCCCTCCAGTGAATCGCCCATTAAATCAGGCAGATACCTTGTCTTTTTCAAGTATCGTCTTGACTTGCCTGAAGCTGCTCGTGGGGGTTCTAAGAGCACATCTTCCAGGTTCTTTAGTGCAGCCTTTCGTGCCTCAGTTCTATATGCAAGGAGCTTCCTTTGTGCGCTGAGATTATTATTACTACTATAGCTTGTTTTCCTCATGGCCATCACCGTTGGTTGAAATTTCCTGAGATAAACTATTTTGTAATTGGATGGCTTATTTAATAGAAACGAAGGATTATCGTTTAGTTGTACAACAGCAATGCCTCCCACTTTGAGGGTGCGATCGATGAATTCTTGGGCACCAGGGAAGCAATAGGTGATGACAAAGTCCAGAGATTCTTCAAGAATTGTGCTTTGTCGATCAAAATCAGAGACCGAGATTAGATCAATATCGTAATTGCCATTTAGGATATGAGAAATATCAATGGCATCGTCATGATCAATATCATTGCCATTGTCATTGCTTAAAAGTACAGCTTTATCGCCTGTTTTAAGGAGGCCTTCATTTGCTAAATCACGGGAAagcaaaggcaagagaccaaGATCGACTGATGTGGAATATCGGTTTGCAGTTTCAGGCTCAACAACAGGCTGTGGTAGAGAGATCAATGGAAAAGCACCAAAAATGTTTCGAAACATAAAGAATGTAACAAAAAACAAAGCCAAAACCATAGATCGAGCAAAAAGCCTCAAAAGCCTAGAATGAGGGAGTTTGATGATCAAGTATGCATCACCATGCAAACTAAAGCCATTGGAATAATTCAAGGGCAAGGCCTTGATGAATTTCTTGGGGCCTTTAGAGTATGGTAACCCTTTTATAACTTGGGCTGCCATGCTTGTAAAATCTTGTTCTTGGAAAATGGTTTCTGTATTGGAATTGGAGGTATAAAAGCCGAAAAGGGTaagtataaagtgaaaagaaaTTATAGAAAATGAATGAGGGAGGGGGGAAAAGCCAAGAAATAAAAACACTTAGCGAGTGCAGAATCTGGCGGCAGTGTGATTTCCACCCACGAGGGCGACACGATTACTTTGAATTCTAGACCAAAGAAGCATCAACTGTCTTAACCGCTGCACCTCCATTTCTTGAAATCTGAGTCCCAGATCGATGGTTTCTTATGTCACTAACTTTGGTTTAATGTTAGCGACAACATTGTAAGCGCCTAAGAGCTTTTACCACCGATCAAAATGACATGGAGGGAGGGAGACCATagagatttctttccttttttttcttctcttattTTGCCCCTTTAGTATGCAGGGAACTCCAATGAGATGAGGAGGGGCCGGATAGGgctatgggagagagagagagaaatataaGGGAAAAAGGCAGACGTgtgaagttttaattttttttttttattggttcTACGATAATTGTGCTTAGCCATTGGTGAGAATTATAACTTACAACAAGTTTTGGGTGTCTCCACTGCTCGTTAAAGATTTTAGTTGATATATTTAGATTGGAGATTGTAACTTATCTTAATTCTTTAACTAAACATAAGCTATTATATTAAAAGAATTCACACACAATCTgaattttattcttttttaaatatttttttttaattttattataaatacgagaattaataaaaaaattaattaaattaaatttttataaaattttacatttcAAACAAGAGgatgaaaaaattatttaatatctaATGGATAcatattgtataatttgaattattatttatattttaaagaaagcccattaatttattaatatacagTATATTATTTTATGTATACAAAATATATTCTATAATTTCTCAATGATATAATTCTAGCCTATTAAGTTCCCCAAAAAAAATTCCAGCCTTTAATTATTtaggttccttttttttttattgttaggAATACACATCACAGCGCTCATCAAAAAAGGGCCTGCCCTCAATGAGGGCTGAAATGTATGGG
This is a stretch of genomic DNA from Hevea brasiliensis isolate MT/VB/25A 57/8 chromosome 12, ASM3005281v1, whole genome shotgun sequence. It encodes these proteins:
- the LOC110637358 gene encoding uncharacterized protein LOC110637358 — its product is MAAQVIKGLPYSKGPKKFIKALPLNYSNGFSLHGDAYLIIKLPHSRLLRLFARSMVLALFFVTFFMFRNIFGAFPLISLPQPVVEPETANRYSTSVDLGLLPLLSRDLANEGLLKTGDKAVLLSNDNGNDIDHDDAIDISHILNGNYDIDLISVSDFDRQSTILEESLDFVITYCFPGAQEFIDRTLKVGGIAVVQLNDNPSFLLNKPSNYKIVYLRKFQPTVMAMRKTSYSSNNNLSAQRKLLAYRTEARKAALKNLEDVLLEPPRAASGKSRRYLKKTRYLPDLMGDSLEGYPRRVFIDVGLPEKEGGSGTGWFAKNYPTRNLDFDMYKIETVTEVSSGKEVLQVEEVIGMSGWLRKNVKEEEYVVMKAEAEVVEEMMESKAVRLVDELFLECRPRGHGGKGNNGGRRAYWECLALYGRLRDEGVAVHQWWGRKLWRIVTGDITTPTKENDETDAKFADCLENWDSKNHQIITWFRNISVSSIHIQFADYDSAKEI